A single Bacillus sp. HMF5848 DNA region contains:
- a CDS encoding diacylglycerol kinase family protein: protein MINQQAGNGKAMKKWKRFEKKLQRKQLIYKTIVSTSLEDCVRGIIEQRRHITAVIIFGGDGTLHGLLKPLVEQSIPFAIVPAGTGNDFIKTVNKLNDCKLDVVKVNDDSLCATIVGVGFDAEITKLIRDRKLKEKFNKWYVGFFTYIIGVFYAIRTYNPTTMHIFVDGRKYEYNNVWLVATANTPFYGGGLKMCPHANPSDGLLDVCIVHGKNRMLLLFVILPTVLRGWHIFLPYVSYMKGRHITIQSDVTTNVIADGELIGLLPVEITVQQHAMSTFKLNI from the coding sequence TTCGAAAAGAAATTGCAGAGAAAGCAGCTTATCTATAAAACTATCGTGTCAACATCATTAGAGGATTGTGTTCGAGGTATTATTGAGCAAAGAAGACATATTACAGCAGTTATCATTTTTGGTGGAGATGGTACATTACATGGCTTGCTTAAACCTTTAGTTGAACAATCAATCCCTTTTGCGATCGTACCTGCGGGGACAGGGAATGATTTCATCAAAACAGTCAACAAGCTAAATGATTGTAAACTCGATGTGGTAAAGGTAAATGATGATTCACTATGTGCAACAATTGTCGGAGTGGGGTTCGACGCTGAAATAACAAAACTAATAAGAGATCGAAAACTAAAGGAGAAATTTAATAAATGGTATGTAGGTTTTTTTACTTACATAATCGGTGTCTTTTATGCCATTCGAACATACAACCCGACCACGATGCATATCTTTGTAGATGGGCGAAAATATGAGTATAACAACGTGTGGCTCGTAGCTACTGCAAACACGCCATTTTATGGCGGGGGGTTAAAAATGTGTCCACATGCGAATCCTTCAGATGGATTACTTGATGTTTGTATCGTTCATGGGAAGAACCGCATGCTATTACTATTTGTGATTTTACCAACTGTTTTACGAGGATGGCATATTTTTTTACCGTACGTTAGCTATATGAAAGGCAGACACATCACCATACAGTCCGATGTTACTACAAATGTAATAGCAGACGGAGAGCTGATAGGGCTACTGCCGGTAGAAATAACCGTGCAGCAGCATGCTATGTCCACATTTAAGTTAAACATATAG